A portion of the Methanobrevibacter boviskoreani JH1 genome contains these proteins:
- a CDS encoding MSCRAMM family protein: protein MEPHNSTTLETNNTSILSNESTNHTRLDENNIAYVSLNGSDTSGDGSNNNPYQSLDYAINHVGNNSTIYLFDGSYNINGLTIDKDLTIKSINGNVVINGSGKFIFNVKENSNLLLESVNIIDGHGDANTESSFYNRGNLTIIKCTLTNNTGFVSGISNYGTLTIKDSTLDLNKGENYEDIVNYGNLYANNSNIYRNTIYNFGNIDLNYCNIQYGLISNTTEGGKPSNLRMNNTILIRDSYSYFEILNSNGIVENSKIYGSESLYRIYFYNSNITISSSLFESIISLNGLNNLTISYSLLYKVYSDKPENEKFVDISNNWWQINEIPEKDILNSFKPKTWIIANFTSETPLNKGENNTLMVTLHLTDGKNVWDIPKNIKVTDINVRFECENGKFSPNSGIIRNNIFKTKYSDNTEETVIYAIINKERLSLLIGKGYTNYSIYVSTTGHDGTGDGSKENPYETLTKAVSKALNGNTIYIDKGIYDGYYNSLMNINKNINFKAYNGPVYIETYESNYIFKVPRWARLSLEGINFYSKDKSFSNTPIISSAGTININNCTFKNILSEYVVYVSEDYFRYGNLNINNTLFSNIDGCAIYGAADLNINNSNFTGFNPYGTYYQKKTIITTNNNLVINNTLFTDSTVPAIYSGSNNAGGGNLIINHIIIENSEINNVYGNTSDNYYNKLPVISFDKYCANPIQIKNCRFIKNPGTCIKGGNCNIVNSSFISNYGDNIIINDYYNFKIYNSTFINNTNNYTGLNYNNLGTIFNGGTLDVENSTFINNSASYGGAIYNTKTTNIKYSIFINNTAKYLGNDLFNKDGMMNASSNWWGSNQGPTSDKAYRFLGDLILDNWIVMTLNIENYTGDNYTVKVSLNKLTNPEGEVFDSESSIPDSRIAYFNCTHGSLDQKIVPIINGTGYTTVYSNLKDNDAIVYVNVDNQILDLRISNRSTKILIDDNVVYGDKQIINISLININGYKIANQTLFVSFINSTGENQGTYRLDCNDTGSANLELNFKPDLYQVIVRYDGDNYFKSSNATASLRILISSTNLIGYNQIYYGKNNDFYVILKDSFNNPLMNKKIYFDVNDGKNHYAFSTNTDPSGRADIQLSIEPGKYEITSSFKGDSWYTASGITLNVTIYATNTKIIATDKILYGYGDIYSFKLLDNENNPIKGESVELTIKQGNISQSFKLITNDEANAEIAINLLPGVYNITASYKGSQSYSPTKVNAKITVEKVISRINSDLNINLTKTDGLIQIKLIDLYMRAITNQTVSITIYMENQNYTINTTTDEEGIGYIKTKLNPGDYQGMISYLGNNWYYPTVNGISLTKDLESNKTSNIKLNGTDFKQYYGENKYFNISLIDPNAKTLNGKNIVVSIIGKSSYKTYNLTTDIDGIVRLKIELEPGNYNITYKYDNIYYGIHETGKNSITILKTPTRIIGENITIKYNSGELYEITLKDINNNLLKNKRITVNLDSVYGNKKYNLTTDSYGIARLKTNLNIGEYYITMRYTGDNRYFNSTNTSKLIIKKPSSKISTRIISTDMKQEFVYYRNGERGGYFKVILKDKNGKILKNKKVQFLINNKKYIKTTDSKGVAKLQINLEKIGTYTISIGFLSDSKYDASFARSKITITKKSTKISTNTNTYKLKTKSKYITVTLKDKKGKVIKGKKLKFTINGKTYTATTDKKGVAKIKVTLNQKKTYKYSVIFSGDGKYYKTTGSSKIKVI from the coding sequence ATGGAACCCCATAATTCAACTACTTTAGAAACCAATAACACATCGATCCTAAGTAATGAATCAACAAACCATACACGTTTAGATGAAAATAATATAGCTTATGTTTCATTAAATGGTAGTGATACTTCAGGTGACGGTTCAAACAATAATCCTTATCAAAGCCTAGATTATGCAATTAATCATGTAGGTAACAATTCAACGATTTACCTTTTTGATGGAAGTTACAATATCAACGGCTTAACCATAGATAAAGATTTAACAATTAAATCAATTAATGGAAACGTAGTGATAAACGGATCTGGCAAGTTCATATTCAATGTTAAAGAGAATTCTAATTTATTATTAGAATCTGTTAATATTATAGATGGACATGGTGATGCAAATACTGAAAGTTCCTTTTATAATAGGGGTAATTTAACCATTATTAAATGTACTTTAACAAATAATACAGGGTTTGTATCTGGAATAAGCAATTATGGTACATTAACAATTAAAGATTCAACTCTTGATTTAAATAAGGGGGAAAATTACGAGGATATTGTTAATTATGGTAATTTATATGCAAATAACTCCAATATCTACAGAAATACAATCTATAATTTTGGAAATATTGATTTAAATTATTGTAATATCCAATATGGATTAATATCAAATACAACTGAAGGTGGTAAACCTTCAAATCTTAGAATGAATAATACAATCCTTATAAGAGATAGTTATTCCTACTTTGAAATTCTTAACTCCAATGGGATAGTAGAAAATTCAAAGATTTATGGTAGTGAGTCATTATATAGAATTTACTTCTATAATTCAAATATTACTATTAGTTCTTCTTTATTTGAATCCATTATAAGCTTAAATGGACTAAATAATCTAACAATTTCCTATTCTTTATTATACAAGGTATATAGTGATAAACCTGAAAATGAGAAATTTGTAGATATCTCAAACAACTGGTGGCAAATTAATGAAATACCTGAAAAGGATATTTTAAATAGTTTTAAACCTAAAACCTGGATAATTGCAAATTTTACATCAGAAACTCCTTTAAACAAAGGTGAAAACAACACTTTAATGGTAACTCTTCATTTAACTGATGGAAAAAATGTTTGGGACATTCCTAAAAACATCAAAGTTACAGATATTAATGTTAGATTTGAATGTGAAAATGGTAAATTCAGTCCAAACTCCGGAATTATAAGAAATAATATCTTCAAAACAAAATATAGTGATAATACAGAAGAGACTGTTATTTATGCTATTATTAATAAGGAAAGATTAAGTCTATTAATTGGAAAAGGATATACTAATTATAGCATTTATGTTTCTACAACAGGTCATGACGGTACAGGTGATGGTTCAAAAGAAAATCCATATGAAACCTTGACTAAAGCTGTATCAAAAGCTTTAAATGGAAATACCATTTATATTGACAAAGGAATATATGATGGATATTATAACAGCTTAATGAATATTAATAAAAACATAAACTTTAAAGCTTATAACGGACCTGTATATATTGAAACCTATGAGAGTAATTATATTTTTAAAGTTCCAAGATGGGCTAGACTAAGTTTAGAAGGCATAAACTTCTATTCAAAAGATAAAAGTTTTTCAAATACTCCCATAATTTCCAGTGCAGGAACTATTAACATAAACAATTGTACATTTAAAAATATCTTAAGTGAATATGTTGTTTATGTTAGTGAGGATTACTTTAGATATGGAAATTTAAACATCAATAATACATTATTCAGTAATATTGACGGATGTGCCATTTATGGAGCAGCCGATTTAAATATAAATAACAGTAATTTTACAGGATTTAATCCATACGGTACTTATTATCAGAAAAAAACCATTATTACAACAAACAACAATCTAGTAATCAATAATACACTATTTACAGACAGTACAGTTCCAGCAATTTACTCCGGTAGTAATAATGCTGGTGGTGGAAACCTAATCATTAATCATATCATAATCGAAAATTCGGAGATTAATAATGTTTATGGAAATACAAGTGACAACTATTACAATAAATTACCTGTGATATCCTTTGATAAATACTGTGCAAATCCAATCCAGATTAAAAATTGTAGATTTATAAAAAATCCTGGTACCTGTATAAAAGGTGGAAATTGTAATATTGTTAATTCAAGTTTTATCTCCAATTATGGAGATAACATAATCATTAACGATTATTACAACTTTAAAATTTATAATTCCACATTTATTAACAATACTAACAATTACACTGGATTAAACTACAATAATTTAGGTACAATATTTAATGGAGGCACACTTGATGTTGAGAATTCAACATTCATAAATAATAGCGCATCCTATGGTGGAGCTATTTACAATACCAAAACAACCAACATCAAATATTCCATATTTATAAACAATACAGCAAAATATTTAGGTAATGATTTATTCAATAAAGATGGAATGATGAATGCTTCATCTAACTGGTGGGGATCAAATCAAGGTCCAACCTCAGATAAGGCATATAGATTCCTTGGAGATTTAATCCTAGATAATTGGATAGTAATGACATTAAATATTGAAAATTATACCGGAGATAATTACACAGTTAAAGTGTCTTTAAATAAATTAACAAATCCTGAAGGAGAGGTCTTTGACAGTGAAAGTTCTATTCCGGATTCAAGAATAGCATACTTTAATTGTACCCATGGTAGTTTAGATCAGAAGATTGTCCCAATTATAAATGGAACCGGATATACTACAGTATATTCCAATCTTAAAGATAATGATGCCATAGTTTATGTTAATGTAGATAATCAGATATTAGACTTAAGAATAAGCAATAGAAGTACAAAGATATTAATTGATGATAATGTAGTTTATGGAGATAAACAAATAATCAATATAAGCTTAATCAACATTAACGGTTATAAAATAGCTAATCAAACATTATTTGTAAGCTTCATTAATTCTACAGGAGAAAATCAAGGAACATACAGACTTGATTGTAATGATACAGGTTCAGCAAATCTGGAATTAAATTTCAAACCAGATCTTTATCAAGTAATAGTAAGATATGACGGTGACAATTACTTTAAATCCAGTAATGCTACAGCATCATTACGTATATTAATATCCTCCACAAATCTTATTGGATATAATCAAATTTATTATGGAAAAAACAATGACTTTTATGTTATATTAAAGGATTCATTTAATAATCCATTAATGAATAAAAAGATTTACTTTGATGTAAATGATGGTAAGAACCATTATGCCTTTAGTACCAATACAGATCCAAGTGGAAGGGCAGATATCCAATTATCAATTGAACCTGGAAAATATGAAATTACAAGTTCATTTAAAGGAGATAGCTGGTATACTGCATCAGGCATAACTCTTAATGTTACAATTTATGCAACTAATACAAAAATAATAGCAACAGACAAAATATTATATGGTTATGGAGACATTTACTCCTTTAAACTTTTAGATAATGAAAATAATCCAATTAAAGGAGAAAGTGTAGAATTAACTATCAAACAAGGAAATATAAGTCAAAGCTTTAAACTTATTACAAATGATGAAGCTAATGCAGAAATAGCTATTAACCTTTTACCAGGAGTTTATAATATTACTGCCTCATATAAAGGTAGCCAAAGTTATAGTCCTACAAAGGTAAACGCTAAGATAACTGTAGAGAAAGTAATAAGTAGAATTAACTCTGATCTAAATATTAACCTTACTAAAACAGATGGTTTAATCCAGATAAAACTTATTGATCTATACATGAGAGCAATAACTAATCAAACTGTAAGTATTACTATTTACATGGAAAACCAGAATTATACAATAAACACCACAACTGACGAAGAGGGAATAGGATACATTAAGACCAAATTAAATCCTGGTGACTATCAAGGTATGATAAGTTATTTAGGAAATAATTGGTATTATCCAACAGTTAATGGTATATCATTAACAAAAGATTTAGAAAGTAACAAAACAAGCAACATTAAATTAAATGGAACTGACTTTAAACAGTATTATGGTGAAAATAAATACTTTAACATTAGTCTTATTGACCCTAATGCTAAAACATTAAATGGTAAGAACATAGTTGTAAGTATTATAGGTAAATCCAGTTATAAAACATATAATTTAACAACCGACATAGACGGTATTGTAAGACTAAAAATAGAGTTAGAACCAGGAAACTACAATATCACATACAAATATGATAACATATACTATGGAATACATGAAACTGGTAAAAATTCAATTACAATACTTAAAACCCCAACAAGAATTATCGGAGAAAACATTACAATCAAATACAATAGTGGAGAACTCTATGAAATTACCTTAAAAGACATTAACAATAACCTACTTAAAAACAAGAGAATCACAGTAAACCTCGATTCTGTATATGGAAACAAGAAATACAACCTAACAACCGATAGTTATGGAATAGCTAGACTAAAAACAAATCTCAATATTGGTGAATACTACATTACAATGAGATATACCGGGGACAACAGATATTTCAATAGTACTAATACTAGTAAATTAATAATTAAAAAACCATCAAGTAAGATTTCAACTAGAATAATATCTACAGATATGAAACAGGAATTCGTCTACTACAGAAATGGTGAAAGAGGAGGATACTTTAAGGTAATACTAAAAGATAAAAATGGAAAAATTTTAAAGAACAAGAAGGTCCAATTCCTCATCAACAACAAGAAATACATTAAGACAACTGACAGTAAAGGAGTTGCAAAACTTCAAATAAATCTTGAAAAGATTGGAACATATACCATTTCAATCGGATTTTTAAGTGATAGCAAATATGATGCAAGCTTTGCTAGATCTAAAATTACCATAACTAAAAAGAGTACAAAGATATCAACAAATACCAATACATACAAATTAAAAACAAAATCCAAATATATAACAGTAACACTAAAAGATAAAAAAGGTAAAGTCATTAAAGGTAAGAAATTGAAATTTACCATTAATGGAAAAACCTATACAGCAACAACTGATAAAAAAGGAGTGGCTAAAATTAAAGTTACTTTAAATCAAAAGAAAACTTACAAATACTCAGTAATCTTTTCCGGAGATGGCAAATACTATAAAACCACAGGCAGTAGTAAGATAAAAGTTATTTAA
- a CDS encoding nitroreductase family protein gives MDYDVIFKRKSIRDYTDEEIDDDSIKTILKAAMQAPSACNTQGWEFLVVKNRENIEKLSKMSKYSGCAKRANTLILVMVNLEKVPKTRPWFAQDLSASTENILLEATNLGIGSVWLGLYPDSKRVQYVKETMDLPLNIVPFSLVALGYPKHEYAIEDRYDESKVHYEKY, from the coding sequence ATGGATTATGATGTTATTTTTAAAAGGAAAAGTATAAGGGATTATACTGATGAGGAAATTGACGACGATTCAATTAAAACCATTTTAAAAGCAGCTATGCAGGCTCCTTCAGCATGTAATACTCAGGGATGGGAATTTCTAGTTGTTAAAAATAGGGAAAATATTGAGAAACTGTCAAAAATGAGTAAATATTCCGGATGTGCAAAAAGAGCCAACACTTTAATATTAGTCATGGTAAATTTGGAAAAGGTTCCGAAAACCAGGCCATGGTTTGCACAGGATCTATCTGCATCTACAGAAAATATTTTACTTGAGGCAACAAATTTGGGAATTGGTAGTGTATGGCTGGGATTATATCCTGATTCAAAAAGGGTTCAATATGTAAAAGAGACTATGGACCTTCCATTAAATATTGTTCCATTTTCACTTGTAGCCTTAGGTTATCCGAAACATGAATATGCTATTGAAGATAGATATGATGAATCTAAGGTTCATTATGAAAAATATTAA
- the npdG gene encoding NADPH-dependent F420 reductase, whose protein sequence is MVISVIGGTGPQGLGIAKRLAIAGESVIVGSRKEEKAVNIVKETIEELKDYDVDIKGMANEDAANNGDILIITVPLQAQSATLKTIKPYVKGKIILDATVPLETAIGGKVSRLLKLPEGSAAERTASLLDGEDVKVVAAFNNISNSLLLNITEPIDCDCIIAGDDQEAKDIASELIGKIPGIRVIDAGALEKSQLIEAVTPLLIGLNIKYKSKYGGFRITGIPNLDD, encoded by the coding sequence TTGGTGATTAGTGTAATTGGTGGAACTGGACCTCAAGGTTTAGGTATTGCAAAAAGATTAGCTATTGCTGGTGAATCTGTTATTGTAGGATCCCGTAAAGAAGAAAAAGCCGTAAACATTGTAAAAGAAACAATTGAAGAATTAAAAGATTATGATGTTGACATTAAAGGAATGGCTAATGAAGATGCAGCAAACAATGGTGATATCTTGATAATTACTGTTCCTTTGCAAGCTCAAAGTGCTACACTTAAAACAATTAAACCGTATGTAAAAGGAAAAATTATTCTTGATGCTACCGTGCCTCTTGAAACTGCGATTGGTGGAAAAGTTTCAAGGTTGTTAAAACTTCCCGAAGGATCTGCAGCTGAAAGAACTGCTTCACTTTTAGATGGTGAAGATGTAAAAGTTGTTGCAGCTTTTAATAATATTAGTAATAGTTTACTTTTAAATATTACTGAACCTATTGATTGTGATTGTATAATTGCAGGTGATGATCAGGAAGCAAAAGATATTGCTTCAGAATTAATTGGTAAAATACCTGGAATAAGGGTTATTGATGCAGGTGCATTAGAAAAATCACAATTAATTGAGGCAGTTACTCCATTACTTATTGGATTGAATATAAAATATAAATCTAAATATGGTGGATTTAGAATAACTGGGATTCCAAATTTAGATGATTAA
- a CDS encoding TetR/AcrR family transcriptional regulator yields MKRKKKIDARKENTYHQLKESLFLLLEEKTLEEIKVIDICEKAGIHRSTFYYHFNDKLELLKECLKETVDELYKDVELKNQDNLYDYYDILIDTYLDHVEKHEQFYSKILNLKNKSISSFILYEIISEEIYDNLEEIESEGVKFTIPIKIISDFFSGGILKVTDGYLNNKEEYDRNKFSEDLKLLLYHPYIVDGGTEIF; encoded by the coding sequence ATGAAAAGGAAGAAAAAAATTGATGCGAGAAAGGAAAACACATATCACCAACTTAAGGAAAGTCTTTTCTTACTTCTAGAAGAAAAAACATTAGAAGAGATTAAAGTTATTGATATATGTGAAAAGGCCGGCATTCACAGAAGTACCTTCTATTATCATTTTAATGATAAATTGGAACTTCTTAAGGAATGCCTTAAAGAAACCGTAGATGAACTATACAAAGATGTAGAACTAAAAAATCAAGATAACCTATATGACTATTATGATATTTTGATTGATACCTATCTGGACCATGTTGAAAAACATGAACAATTCTACTCAAAGATATTGAACCTAAAAAATAAAAGCATTTCCAGTTTTATATTATATGAGATAATCTCAGAAGAAATCTATGACAATCTTGAAGAAATAGAATCAGAGGGAGTTAAATTTACAATTCCTATAAAAATAATTAGCGATTTCTTTTCCGGAGGCATACTAAAAGTAACCGATGGGTATCTCAATAATAAAGAGGAATACGATAGAAATAAATTCTCCGAGGATTTAAAACTACTACTATATCATCCATATATAGTTGACGGTGGTACCGAAATATTTTAA
- the cca gene encoding CCA tRNA nucleotidyltransferase: MDYRGILDIIKPDTDEINQIEKISSKLIKSINKICREENLNAEAVQVGSVAKKTFLKGKSDIDIFISFPLSTDMNVLKEKGLEIAYKINEEYNGECDEHYASHPYLTCIIEGYEIDFVPCYKIDDAKDMKSAVDRTILHTRYIKSHIKEEQIDEILLLKRFMDCVGVYGSEFKVGGFAGYLCEILILKYGNFENLIDEVSNWRYGTVIDLEEYGTSDLFNDPLIAIDPTDKNRNVGAALRSDKMEEFINACRNFRISENKLDFFYPLKKENISRESILKDFNDIGGKTYIVEFEIPEVPADTLYPQLRKTEESLSEKLEEEDFKVFKSGYWTNEKDKGVLIFNMEVYKLNNIKIHYGPKIWVRQACENFKKANGPDCYCLNEFLVVNKEREFKNATDYIEYIFKRENISHIKIGKNLKETAIKTFKIYLLENYLKTLNKEDSNGFLDYLDDFLHPSQHTRR; encoded by the coding sequence ATGGATTATAGAGGAATTTTAGATATTATAAAACCAGATACAGATGAGATAAATCAGATAGAAAAGATTTCATCTAAATTAATAAAAAGCATTAATAAAATTTGCAGAGAGGAAAATCTTAATGCCGAGGCAGTTCAGGTTGGATCAGTTGCTAAAAAAACCTTTCTAAAAGGTAAATCAGATATTGATATCTTTATTTCCTTTCCATTGAGCACAGATATGAATGTTTTAAAAGAAAAAGGTCTTGAAATAGCTTATAAAATTAATGAGGAATACAATGGAGAGTGCGATGAACACTATGCATCACATCCATACTTAACCTGCATAATTGAAGGATATGAAATAGACTTTGTTCCCTGTTATAAAATCGATGATGCCAAAGACATGAAATCTGCAGTTGATAGAACCATATTACATACCAGATACATTAAATCCCATATTAAGGAGGAACAGATTGATGAGATATTACTTCTTAAAAGATTTATGGACTGTGTAGGAGTTTACGGATCTGAATTTAAAGTAGGTGGATTTGCAGGATACTTATGTGAAATCTTGATTCTTAAATATGGTAACTTTGAAAACCTAATAGATGAGGTTTCAAACTGGAGATATGGAACCGTAATTGATTTAGAAGAATATGGAACATCAGACCTATTTAATGATCCTTTAATAGCTATAGATCCAACAGATAAAAATCGTAATGTAGGTGCGGCTTTAAGATCCGATAAAATGGAAGAGTTCATTAATGCCTGCCGTAATTTTAGAATAAGTGAAAACAAGTTAGATTTCTTCTATCCCCTTAAAAAGGAAAACATTAGTAGAGAATCCATTTTAAAAGACTTTAACGATATTGGTGGAAAAACATATATTGTCGAATTTGAAATTCCGGAAGTTCCTGCAGATACATTATATCCCCAACTTAGAAAAACTGAGGAGTCTTTAAGTGAAAAACTTGAAGAGGAGGACTTTAAGGTATTTAAAAGTGGTTACTGGACCAATGAGAAAGACAAAGGAGTTTTAATATTTAACATGGAAGTATATAAACTCAACAATATTAAAATCCATTATGGACCTAAAATATGGGTAAGACAAGCTTGTGAAAACTTTAAAAAAGCTAATGGACCAGATTGTTATTGTTTAAATGAATTTTTAGTAGTTAATAAGGAAAGAGAATTTAAGAACGCAACCGACTATATAGAATACATATTCAAAAGGGAGAATATTTCACATATTAAAATAGGTAAGAATCTTAAAGAAACTGCAATTAAAACATTTAAGATATATTTACTTGAAAACTATTTAAAAACATTAAACAAAGAAGATTCAAATGGTTTTTTAGATTATCTAGATGATTTTCTACATCCAAGCCAACATACAAGAAGATAA
- the priS gene encoding DNA primase catalytic subunit PriS, translated as MFGKSSIRERREFYREEWSLKDLPSFITDELPRREFGFDHYGKGPNDRYKVFKNPDILRRFLRSKAPFAAYISIAYYINPRAREDWQKAEYVFDVDAKDLPIRSCDCREGEVCPVCLAESLEIVNNLIDTLDSNLGLKNIHLIYSGRGYHIRILDPDMMTADSDLRSEVLKYVAGATVPKSAFPNPNPGEAASTLNIPHFALPIGYNKIFTDRVKYNIQHLRGNEEIDGINKKLMKDIIKFRYLLDDDNWGMFRLNIGPRRYNNLVKAMANVNLSTIDAKVSIDIKRILRLPSSLHSKVSMKCVEVKDRETFDPLKYAVPKFVYERKDESHPDK; from the coding sequence ATGTTTGGTAAATCTAGTATTCGTGAAAGAAGGGAATTTTATAGGGAAGAGTGGTCCTTGAAAGACTTACCAAGTTTTATTACAGATGAGCTTCCAAGAAGGGAATTTGGTTTTGACCATTATGGTAAGGGACCAAATGACAGATATAAGGTCTTTAAAAATCCGGATATTCTAAGAAGATTTCTGCGAAGCAAGGCTCCCTTTGCGGCTTATATTTCTATTGCCTATTATATCAATCCAAGAGCTAGGGAAGATTGGCAAAAGGCAGAATATGTATTTGATGTAGATGCAAAGGATTTACCAATACGTTCATGTGATTGTAGGGAAGGTGAGGTATGTCCGGTATGTTTGGCTGAATCACTAGAAATCGTAAACAATCTTATTGATACTTTGGATTCTAATCTGGGACTTAAAAACATTCATCTGATCTACTCTGGAAGGGGTTACCATATACGAATATTGGATCCTGACATGATGACTGCAGATAGTGACCTACGTTCTGAGGTTTTAAAATATGTGGCAGGTGCTACAGTTCCTAAATCTGCCTTTCCAAATCCAAACCCCGGAGAGGCTGCAAGTACTTTAAACATTCCTCACTTTGCATTACCAATCGGATACAACAAAATCTTTACAGATCGGGTGAAATATAACATTCAACATCTTAGAGGTAATGAGGAAATTGATGGAATTAATAAAAAATTAATGAAGGATATAATTAAATTCAGATATTTATTGGATGATGATAATTGGGGCATGTTTAGATTAAATATAGGTCCAAGACGTTATAATAATCTTGTAAAAGCCATGGCTAATGTTAATCTATCCACTATAGATGCGAAGGTATCAATTGATATTAAACGTATTTTAAGACTTCCAAGCTCTCTACATTCAAAGGTTAGTATGAAGTGTGTGGAGGTTAAAGATAGAGAAACCTTTGATCCTTTAAAATATGCAGTTCCCAAATTCGTATATGAACGTAAAGATGAGTCTCATCCAGATAAATAA
- the priL gene encoding DNA primase large subunit PriL — protein MVQIAYLNPLSDTGKEIVRRKSDLQSVFYEDIDLLDIVSSTNNQNLDDDSKLPKKISDLVLKRINWYIEKSNNKNYDSHDYSYLFNDDITDYDVIAFHLSSQAIAYKFNYNSREMRLFIQSEGAIIEERLSRLLLNERRMIVNDVLSELMVSGTVEWTFLKDILSSRKLSLTDLVIDDGEVVLDKDEFVSRFDEYLKDYSIDTIYDVLVGDNVKEEVLKNIVMEETEEYIKRIQDNIEFVNIHPSIKTLADEIEKLIDEEMTKYSEFYASVNNNSGFMEIGKLVKEAFPPCIKSTLEGVSSGGRNDAIVLFLTSFVSYARLYPAIFANEGANVKVSDIDKNLNITENEILPLIFEAADNCTPPLFEDQPQEKINIISKLGFGMHNEVSLEHEGETKWYTPMSCEKVKIHLPQLCKKDKGCKGISNPLSYYTRAKWNLKKEGKIDSESSTGGD, from the coding sequence ATGGTTCAAATAGCATATTTAAATCCTTTATCTGATACTGGTAAAGAGATTGTTAGAAGAAAGTCAGATTTGCAGTCTGTCTTCTATGAGGATATTGATTTATTGGATATTGTTAGCAGTACAAATAATCAAAATCTTGACGATGATTCAAAATTACCTAAAAAAATATCAGATCTAGTTTTAAAAAGGATTAATTGGTATATTGAAAAATCTAATAATAAAAATTACGATTCTCATGATTATTCCTATTTATTTAATGACGATATAACGGATTATGATGTTATTGCATTCCATTTGAGTTCTCAGGCTATAGCATATAAATTTAATTATAATTCCCGTGAGATGAGGTTGTTTATTCAATCTGAAGGTGCCATTATTGAGGAAAGACTTTCAAGATTGCTTTTAAATGAAAGAAGAATGATTGTAAATGATGTATTATCTGAACTTATGGTTTCAGGTACGGTAGAATGGACGTTTTTAAAGGATATCTTATCAAGTCGTAAATTATCACTTACTGATTTGGTAATTGATGACGGTGAGGTTGTTCTCGATAAGGATGAGTTTGTCTCCCGTTTTGATGAATATTTAAAGGATTATTCTATTGATACTATCTATGATGTTCTTGTAGGGGATAATGTAAAGGAAGAGGTTTTAAAAAATATTGTCATGGAGGAAACCGAGGAATATATTAAAAGGATTCAGGACAATATTGAATTTGTTAACATTCACCCAAGTATTAAAACACTGGCTGATGAGATAGAAAAATTAATTGATGAGGAGATGACTAAATATAGTGAATTCTACGCTAGTGTAAATAACAATTCCGGTTTTATGGAAATTGGAAAACTAGTAAAAGAAGCCTTTCCACCATGTATTAAATCAACATTGGAGGGTGTATCCTCCGGTGGCCGTAATGATGCAATCGTATTATTTTTAACATCATTTGTATCATATGCACGATTATATCCTGCAATATTTGCCAATGAGGGTGCTAATGTTAAGGTATCAGATATAGATAAGAATCTAAATATCACCGAAAATGAGATATTGCCTTTGATATTTGAGGCTGCAGATAATTGTACACCTCCATTATTTGAGGACCAGCCACAGGAAAAAATAAACATTATATCAAAGCTTGGTTTTGGAATGCATAATGAAGTTAGTTTGGAACATGAGGGAGAAACGAAATGGTATACTCCTATGAGTTGTGAAAAGGTTAAGATTCATCTTCCACAGTTATGTAAAAAGGATAAAGGATGTAAAGGGATTTCAAATCCATTATCCTATTATACAAGGGCTAAATGGAATCTTAAAAAGGAAGGAAAAATTGATTCCGAATCTTCAACTGGAGGTGATTAA